From a single Streptomyces sp. 1331.2 genomic region:
- a CDS encoding IS701 family transposase: protein MAEVREDLEAFTAGLFEAFTRADQRRWGQAYVRGLLLDGKRKSVEPMAARLGEDGNRQALAHFVTTSPWDPAHVRARLSWRMQDAIDPTALIIDDTGFLKDGDASACVSRQYTGTAGKVTNCQVGVSLHLARDHASAPVNWRLFLPASWDPESTKADPDKVARRDRCGIPAGLGHVEKWQLALDMIDETRCWGVHVPLAIADAGYGDAAAFRLGLQQRGLHYVLGISTTPTAHPAEARPVTPAYSGTGRPPVAKYPDKARSVKDLAIAAGPKAARPVSWREGSRPGKAKSGFKRMYSRFVALRIRPAGREIRDATEGVELAECWLLAEWPAKEAEPVQFWLSNLPADTPLTTLVRMAKLRWRIEHDYREMKQALGLAHFEGRTFTGWHHHVTLVSLAHAFCTLRRLATAPKDAGPA from the coding sequence ATGGCCGAGGTCCGGGAGGACCTGGAGGCGTTCACGGCGGGGTTGTTCGAAGCGTTCACGCGCGCTGACCAGCGGCGTTGGGGGCAGGCGTACGTGCGTGGGCTGCTCCTGGACGGCAAGCGGAAGTCGGTGGAGCCGATGGCCGCGCGGCTCGGGGAGGACGGAAACCGGCAGGCTCTCGCGCACTTCGTCACGACAAGCCCCTGGGATCCGGCACATGTCCGGGCCCGTTTGTCCTGGAGGATGCAGGACGCCATCGATCCGACCGCGCTGATCATCGACGACACGGGGTTCCTCAAGGACGGCGACGCGTCGGCGTGTGTGTCGCGGCAGTACACCGGAACCGCGGGCAAGGTCACCAACTGCCAAGTGGGCGTCTCGCTCCACTTGGCCCGTGACCACGCCTCGGCGCCGGTCAACTGGCGGCTGTTCCTCCCCGCGTCCTGGGACCCCGAATCGACGAAGGCCGACCCGGACAAGGTCGCCCGGCGAGACCGGTGCGGCATCCCCGCAGGCCTGGGCCACGTGGAGAAGTGGCAGCTGGCCCTGGACATGATCGACGAGACCCGGTGCTGGGGTGTCCACGTCCCGCTCGCCATCGCCGACGCCGGATACGGCGACGCCGCGGCCTTCCGCCTCGGCCTCCAGCAACGCGGCCTGCACTACGTGCTGGGGATCTCCACCACGCCGACCGCGCACCCTGCCGAAGCCCGGCCCGTCACGCCCGCCTACAGCGGCACCGGCCGGCCGCCGGTGGCGAAGTACCCGGACAAGGCCCGCAGTGTGAAGGACCTGGCCATCGCTGCCGGGCCGAAAGCGGCCAGGCCGGTGTCGTGGCGGGAGGGGTCGCGCCCAGGCAAGGCGAAGAGCGGCTTCAAGCGGATGTATTCGCGCTTCGTGGCGCTGCGGATCCGCCCGGCCGGACGCGAGATCCGCGACGCCACCGAGGGCGTGGAGCTGGCCGAGTGCTGGCTGCTGGCCGAATGGCCCGCCAAGGAAGCCGAGCCGGTCCAGTTCTGGCTCTCGAACCTGCCCGCCGACACCCCGCTGACCACTCTGGTGCGAATGGCCAAGCTCCGCTGGCGGATCGAGCACGACTACCGGGAGATGAAACAGGCCCTCGGCCTGGCCCACTTCGAGGGCCGCACGTTCACCGGCTGGCATCACCACGTCACGCTCGTCTCTCTCGCCCACGCGTTCTGCACCCTGCGCAGACTGGCCACCGCCCCAAAAGACGCGGGGCCGGCCTGA
- a CDS encoding amino acid adenylation domain-containing protein codes for MTAETTADGERAGGERAGGTLHGLIERHARRTPTAVAVRCGEQELTYGQLDERAERLAAVLAERGLAPGGRAAVALGRGTAVYVALLAVLKAGVAYVPVEPTAPDALLRHVLADAAPDVVVTEEAHRIRLADAAGAQVAPVARVAQLVCVDTAAPARAPFAPPEVGPSDLACVFYTSGSTGLPAGALVEHRNLLAAYEGWREAYGLSAEDRILQTASLEFDVFTADWVRALCTGATLVVTPFNLTLDRTADLGALPALVAAERITVLELNVRTARRLTALLAAGGGGLPGVRLLTVGAEKWYLDEQLGLQRLLGEGTRVLNVYGLAEATVDSTYFDAQGTAAAEGAERVSLVGRPFPGTRVYVLGPDGTPVEHGTTGEIAIGGAGLTRGYLGRPADTARRFVRADFDPDGRVLLTGDLGVLRADGVLEFTARAANVLGPVPHARKASVVSRVVAAARAEGLLRAHPAVREAVVVEVDVRPGQRREVGYAVTDPAADGADGWSLSQYLTAELPAGEVPAAVVPLPELPRTRAGKLDRAALPLPAPPQHAAPARSGKAGSRPAGSRKGGGKAGAGVARRARRVASRWPWWCSGRSSPGSPPTSSSPVRRTSRGCPPATTSASICSTCARTSPSARGRPSCSSASRRCCGRAARSGCPSALTWRWSGCSPPGGRRTTSTGSPTPRTGPARRRWSWSSTSR; via the coding sequence ATGACTGCGGAGACGACGGCGGACGGGGAGCGGGCGGGCGGGGAGCGGGCGGGCGGCACGCTCCACGGGCTGATCGAGCGGCACGCCCGCCGCACGCCCACGGCGGTGGCGGTGCGCTGCGGCGAACAGGAGCTGACGTACGGGCAGTTGGACGAGCGGGCGGAGCGGCTGGCCGCCGTGCTGGCCGAGCGCGGGCTGGCCCCGGGCGGGCGGGCGGCGGTCGCACTGGGCCGGGGCACCGCGGTGTACGTGGCGCTGCTGGCCGTGCTGAAGGCCGGGGTCGCGTACGTCCCGGTGGAGCCGACCGCGCCCGACGCGCTGCTGCGGCACGTGCTGGCGGACGCGGCGCCGGACGTGGTGGTCACCGAGGAGGCCCACCGGATCCGGCTGGCGGACGCGGCCGGGGCGCAGGTCGCACCGGTGGCACGGGTGGCGCAGCTGGTCTGCGTGGACACGGCCGCGCCCGCACGGGCGCCGTTCGCCCCGCCGGAGGTCGGCCCGTCCGACCTGGCCTGCGTCTTCTACACCTCCGGGTCCACCGGCCTGCCCGCCGGAGCGCTGGTCGAGCACCGCAACCTGCTGGCCGCGTACGAGGGTTGGCGCGAGGCGTACGGCCTGTCGGCCGAGGACCGGATCCTGCAGACGGCGAGCCTGGAGTTCGACGTCTTCACCGCCGACTGGGTGCGCGCGCTGTGCACCGGCGCGACGCTGGTGGTCACGCCGTTCAACCTCACCCTGGACCGCACCGCCGACCTCGGGGCGCTGCCCGCCCTGGTCGCCGCCGAGCGGATCACCGTGCTGGAACTGAACGTGCGCACCGCGCGCCGGCTGACCGCTCTGCTCGCCGCCGGCGGCGGGGGCCTGCCCGGGGTGCGGCTGCTCACCGTGGGCGCCGAGAAGTGGTACCTGGACGAGCAGTTGGGCCTGCAGCGGCTGCTCGGCGAGGGCACCAGGGTGCTGAACGTGTACGGGCTGGCCGAGGCCACCGTGGACAGCACCTACTTCGACGCGCAGGGCACCGCAGCCGCGGAGGGCGCCGAGCGGGTCTCGCTGGTCGGCCGGCCCTTCCCCGGCACCCGGGTGTACGTGCTGGGGCCGGACGGCACTCCCGTCGAGCACGGGACGACCGGCGAGATCGCGATCGGCGGCGCGGGGCTGACCCGCGGCTACCTCGGCCGGCCGGCGGACACCGCCCGCCGCTTCGTCCGGGCGGACTTCGACCCGGACGGGCGGGTGCTGCTGACCGGCGACCTCGGGGTGTTGCGGGCGGACGGCGTGCTGGAGTTCACCGCGCGGGCCGCGAACGTGCTCGGGCCGGTCCCGCACGCCCGGAAGGCGTCGGTGGTCTCCCGGGTGGTGGCGGCGGCCCGGGCCGAGGGCCTGCTGCGCGCCCACCCGGCGGTGCGGGAGGCCGTCGTGGTGGAGGTGGACGTGCGGCCCGGGCAGCGCAGGGAGGTCGGCTACGCGGTGACGGACCCGGCGGCGGACGGCGCGGACGGCTGGTCGCTCTCGCAGTACCTGACGGCGGAGCTGCCGGCCGGGGAGGTGCCCGCGGCGGTCGTCCCGTTGCCGGAGCTGCCGCGCACCCGGGCGGGCAAGCTGGACCGCGCGGCCCTGCCGCTGCCGGCCCCGCCGCAGCACGCCGCCCCGGCCCGCTCGGGCAAGGCCGGGTCCCGGCCGGCCGGATCCCGCAAGGGCGGCGGCAAGGCCGGGGCGGGGGTGGCGCGGAGGGCCCGACGAGTTGCTTCGCGGTGGCCGTGGTGGTGCTCGGGGCGTTCTTCGCCTGGGTCACCACCGACTTCTTCTTCCCCGGTTCGACGGACCTCTCGGGGGTGCCCGCCGGCTACCACCTCGGCTTCGATCTGCTCTACCTGTGCGAGAACCTCGCCTTCGGCGCGGGGGCGGCCTTCCTGCTCTTCGGCCTCCCGGCGGTGCTGCGGCAGGGCCGCTCGCTCGGGCTGTCCGTCTGCACTTACGTGGCGGTGGTCTGGCTGCTCGCCTCCTGGTGGCCGCAGGACAACCTCTACCGGCTCACCGACCCCACGGACTGGTCCCGCGAGACGACGATGGTCCTGGTCTTCAACATCCCGCTGA
- a CDS encoding ABC transporter ATP-binding protein — protein sequence MSQPLDGPLLRTKDVDVVRDGRHLLRAISLEIRPGQHWALLGPNGAGKSTLLALLGAVSHPTRGEVDVLGHRLGRVDVRELRAHLGHVNPRHPLRSPLTVREVVLTGHTNTIEPEWHRKPGPEALERAEELIGTLGMTTMAEAPWTTLSQGERGRALIARALMPSPRLLLLDEPATGLDLTARELLLDSLDLLRHQHPELASVLVTHHLEELPESTTHALLLRGGECVAAGPVDEVMTTALISETFGHPIRISRHEGRWTARAAARRTPGR from the coding sequence ATGAGCCAGCCCCTGGACGGCCCGCTGCTTCGTACCAAGGACGTGGACGTCGTGCGCGACGGCCGGCACCTGCTGCGCGCGATCAGCCTGGAGATCCGGCCCGGCCAGCACTGGGCGCTGCTCGGCCCCAACGGCGCGGGCAAGTCCACCCTGCTCGCCCTGCTCGGCGCGGTCTCCCACCCCACCCGCGGCGAGGTGGACGTGCTCGGCCACCGGCTCGGCCGGGTCGACGTCCGCGAGCTGCGCGCCCACCTCGGGCACGTCAACCCGCGCCACCCGCTGCGCTCGCCCCTGACCGTGCGCGAGGTGGTGCTCACCGGGCACACCAACACCATCGAGCCGGAGTGGCACCGCAAGCCCGGCCCGGAGGCGCTGGAGCGGGCCGAAGAGCTGATCGGGACGCTCGGCATGACCACGATGGCCGAGGCCCCGTGGACCACCCTGTCCCAGGGCGAGCGCGGCCGGGCCCTGATCGCCCGCGCCCTGATGCCCAGCCCCCGGCTGCTGCTGCTCGACGAGCCCGCCACCGGCCTGGACCTCACCGCCCGCGAGCTGCTGCTCGACAGCCTGGACCTGCTGCGCCACCAGCACCCGGAGCTGGCCAGCGTGCTGGTCACCCACCACCTGGAGGAGTTGCCCGAGAGCACCACCCACGCCCTGCTGCTGCGCGGCGGCGAGTGCGTGGCGGCCGGGCCGGTGGACGAGGTGATGACCACCGCGCTGATCAGCGAGACCTTCGGCCACCCGATCCGGATCAGCCGGCACGAGGGCCGCTGGACGGCCCGCGCCGCCGCCCGCCGCACACCGGGTCGATAA
- the efeO gene encoding iron uptake system protein EfeO, producing MSARRRSTAAALLTLAVATATLAGCSSKKDDKAGSSDAVKVNATDTACEVSKTSFPAGHVVLDISNKGSKTTEVYVYGDGDKIVTERENIGPGTKASINAEIKAGSYEIACKPGMVGDGIRQKITVTGEGGSAAPADPRLTAAVDAYRTYAQQQADATIPAVQAFADAIKAGDLEKAKSLYAPSRTGWERTEPVAESFGDVDPKTDTREDKVEAGQQWTGWHKLEKSLWADAKIGDDEKKLADQLVADLTDWQKKIPAAEITATSMANGAKELLDEVATNKITGEEDRYSHTDLADFQANVEGAQKAYELLKPVAAEKDADLSKTLDSEFAAINALLAKYKQADGTFTPYDKVTEAERKTFSDAVNSLGEPLSKLAAAVVAK from the coding sequence ATGTCCGCCCGTCGCCGTTCCACCGCAGCCGCGCTGCTCACCCTCGCCGTGGCGACCGCAACCCTGGCCGGCTGCTCGTCCAAGAAGGACGACAAGGCAGGCTCCTCCGACGCCGTCAAGGTGAACGCCACCGACACCGCGTGCGAGGTCTCCAAGACCAGCTTCCCGGCCGGGCACGTGGTGCTGGACATCAGCAACAAGGGCTCCAAGACCACCGAGGTCTACGTCTACGGCGACGGCGACAAGATCGTCACCGAGCGCGAGAACATCGGCCCCGGCACCAAGGCCAGCATCAACGCCGAGATCAAGGCCGGCTCGTACGAGATCGCCTGCAAGCCCGGCATGGTCGGCGACGGCATCCGCCAGAAGATCACCGTGACCGGCGAGGGCGGCAGCGCCGCCCCGGCCGACCCGCGCCTGACCGCCGCCGTCGACGCCTACCGCACGTACGCCCAGCAGCAGGCCGACGCCACCATCCCGGCCGTCCAGGCCTTCGCCGACGCGATCAAGGCCGGCGACCTGGAGAAGGCCAAGTCGCTGTACGCGCCCTCGCGCACCGGCTGGGAGCGCACCGAGCCGGTCGCCGAGAGCTTCGGCGACGTCGACCCCAAGACCGACACCCGCGAGGACAAGGTCGAGGCCGGCCAGCAGTGGACCGGCTGGCACAAGCTGGAGAAGTCGCTCTGGGCCGACGCCAAGATCGGTGACGACGAGAAGAAGCTCGCCGACCAGCTGGTCGCCGACCTCACGGACTGGCAGAAGAAGATCCCCGCCGCCGAGATCACCGCGACCAGCATGGCCAACGGTGCCAAGGAACTGCTGGACGAGGTCGCCACCAACAAGATCACCGGCGAGGAGGACCGCTACAGCCACACCGACCTGGCCGACTTCCAGGCCAATGTCGAGGGCGCGCAGAAGGCCTACGAGCTGCTGAAGCCGGTCGCCGCCGAGAAGGACGCGGACCTGTCCAAGACCCTGGACTCCGAGTTCGCCGCCATCAACGCCCTGCTCGCCAAGTACAAGCAGGCCGACGGCACCTTCACCCCGTACGACAAGGTCACCGAGGCCGAGCGCAAGACCTTCTCCGACGCGGTCAACTCGCTGGGCGAGCCGCTGTCGAAGCTGGCCGCCGCCGTGGTCGCCAAGTAA
- the efeB gene encoding iron uptake transporter deferrochelatase/peroxidase subunit produces the protein MDAQHEQQQNETPAAADATATRSAVSRRAVIGWAGAGVALGAAAVGSVAAATRQDDPAPAAAAPAGAEVPFYGENQAGIATPVQDRLHFAAFDVSDKATRESLVKLLKEWTKAAAAMTGGREVGTGAATGLPEAPPDDTGEALGLPASRLTLTIGFGPTLFEKDGVDRFGLKAKRPDALIDLPAFKGDKLDPNRSGGDLCIQACADDPQVAVHAIRNLARIGMGTVNIRWSQLGFGKTSSTTPDAQTPRNLMGFKDGTHNIAGTDTGKLADHVWAAPGDGPEWMTGGSYLVARRIRMHIETWDRTSLKEQEDVFGRTKGEGAPYGKAKEHDAPDLKAMPADSHVALAHPDANSGLMILRRGFSFTDGTDGLGRLDAGLFFLAYQRDTRKAFVPLQTRLASSDKLNEYIQHVGSAHFACPAGVRKPGEWWGQALFG, from the coding sequence ATGGACGCCCAGCACGAGCAGCAGCAGAACGAGACGCCGGCCGCCGCCGACGCCACCGCGACCAGGAGCGCGGTCAGCCGACGCGCCGTCATCGGCTGGGCCGGCGCGGGCGTCGCGCTCGGCGCCGCCGCCGTCGGCTCGGTCGCCGCCGCCACCCGCCAGGACGACCCCGCCCCGGCGGCCGCCGCCCCGGCCGGCGCCGAGGTGCCGTTCTACGGCGAGAACCAGGCCGGCATCGCCACCCCGGTCCAGGACCGGCTGCACTTCGCCGCCTTCGACGTCTCCGACAAGGCGACCCGGGAGTCCCTGGTCAAGCTGCTCAAGGAGTGGACCAAGGCGGCCGCGGCGATGACCGGCGGCCGCGAGGTCGGCACCGGCGCCGCCACCGGCCTGCCCGAGGCGCCCCCGGACGACACCGGCGAGGCCCTGGGCCTGCCCGCCTCCCGGCTCACCCTCACCATCGGCTTCGGCCCCACCCTGTTCGAGAAGGACGGCGTGGACCGCTTCGGCCTCAAGGCCAAGCGCCCCGACGCCCTGATCGACCTGCCGGCCTTCAAGGGCGACAAGCTCGACCCGAACCGCAGCGGCGGCGACCTCTGCATCCAGGCCTGCGCCGACGACCCGCAGGTCGCCGTGCACGCGATCCGCAACCTGGCCCGCATCGGCATGGGCACCGTCAACATCCGCTGGTCCCAGCTCGGCTTCGGCAAGACCTCCTCCACCACCCCGGACGCGCAGACCCCGCGCAACCTGATGGGCTTCAAGGACGGCACCCACAACATCGCGGGCACCGACACCGGCAAGCTCGCCGACCACGTCTGGGCGGCCCCCGGCGACGGCCCGGAGTGGATGACCGGCGGCTCCTACCTCGTCGCCCGGCGGATCCGGATGCACATCGAGACCTGGGACCGCACCTCGCTCAAGGAGCAGGAGGACGTCTTCGGCCGCACCAAGGGCGAGGGCGCCCCGTACGGCAAGGCCAAGGAGCACGACGCGCCCGACCTCAAGGCGATGCCCGCCGACTCGCACGTCGCCCTCGCCCACCCGGACGCCAACAGCGGCCTGATGATCCTGCGCCGCGGCTTCTCCTTCACCGACGGCACCGACGGCCTCGGCCGCCTGGACGCCGGCCTGTTCTTCCTCGCCTACCAGCGCGACACCCGCAAGGCCTTCGTGCCGCTGCAGACCCGCCTGGCGTCGAGCGACAAGCTCAACGAGTACATCCAGCACGTCGGCTCCGCCCACTTCGCCTGCCCGGCGGGCGTGCGCAAGCCGGGGGAGTGGTGGGGCCAGGCCCTGTTCGGCTGA
- the efeU gene encoding iron uptake transporter permease EfeU, which yields MFGNYLIGLREGLEASLVVCILIAYLVKTDRKDKLPPVWLGVGAAVVLSMAFGAVLQFGSSQLTFEAQEALGGSLSIISVGLVTWMVFWMRRTARHLKTELHGKLDAALAMGTTALVVTSFLAVGREGLETALFIWSAVQATDDGWNPLIGAALGLLTSVVLGWLFYRGALKINLAKFFTWTGAMLVVVAAGVLAYGVHDLQEAGWLPGLHSVAFDISSTIPKDSWYGTLLKGVFNFQPDPTVLQLVVWLLYLVPTLAVFFNLLGGKAKPVAAKPAA from the coding sequence GTGTTCGGCAACTACCTGATCGGCCTGCGCGAAGGCCTCGAAGCCAGCCTGGTCGTCTGCATCCTGATCGCCTACCTGGTCAAGACCGACCGCAAGGACAAGCTGCCGCCGGTCTGGCTCGGCGTCGGCGCGGCCGTGGTGCTCTCGATGGCCTTCGGCGCGGTGCTGCAGTTCGGCTCCTCGCAGCTCACCTTCGAGGCCCAGGAGGCGCTCGGCGGCTCGCTGTCGATCATCTCGGTCGGCCTGGTGACCTGGATGGTGTTCTGGATGCGGCGCACCGCCCGGCACCTGAAGACCGAACTGCACGGCAAGCTGGACGCGGCCCTCGCGATGGGCACCACGGCCCTGGTGGTCACCTCCTTCCTGGCCGTCGGCCGTGAGGGACTGGAGACCGCACTGTTCATCTGGTCCGCGGTGCAGGCCACCGACGACGGCTGGAACCCGCTGATCGGCGCTGCGCTCGGCCTGCTCACCTCGGTGGTGCTCGGCTGGCTGTTCTACCGGGGCGCGCTGAAGATCAACCTGGCCAAGTTCTTCACCTGGACCGGCGCCATGCTGGTCGTGGTCGCGGCCGGAGTGCTCGCCTACGGCGTGCACGACCTCCAGGAGGCCGGCTGGCTGCCCGGCCTGCACAGCGTGGCCTTCGACATCTCCAGCACCATCCCCAAGGACAGCTGGTACGGCACGCTGCTGAAGGGCGTGTTCAACTTCCAGCCCGACCCGACGGTGCTGCAGCTGGTGGTCTGGCTGCTCTACCTGGTCCCCACGCTGGCCGTCTTCTTCAACCTCCTCGGGGGCAAGGCGAAGCCCGTCGCGGCCAAGCCGGCCGCCTGA
- a CDS encoding ABC transporter permease yields MFRTALRNVLAHKGRLLMTTLAVMLGTAFVAGTLIFSDTLGDGLRTQNSKSYTDIAVTVSDREAGSRGYDHGGRATTGPALTEETRTKVAALPGAAEVRGVVSGFAGIADKKGALIGNGFSTTGANYVPGADGTDPRYPLVAGRGPKNATEIALDTRTAEKGGYRVGDTVRVAVNGPVMELKLTGTLHTNDPRVTAGGSLAAFDTATAQQLYLSPGRFAELDVKARPGTDDTALLAAVKQAVPQGDTIESRTGRELAAEQDRMIKQSTRALSTFLMGFAGIALFVGIFIIANTFTMLVAQRTKELALLRAVGATRRQITRSVLIEALLVGLTASVAGLLAGVGIAVGLRAFLNGPMEANLPDGPLIIAPGTVITAIAVGVLVTVLAAWLPARRASRIAPVAAMSSVEQPATQKSLVLRNTFGLLFALAGATGLAAGVAGKEVKLVGLGAGALLIGVFVLTPLLSRPLIALFAPLLRALYGTAGKLAKENAIRNPRRTAATASALTIGVTLITSLTVIGASVNKAVDDAAASDLKADYAVTMENYSMLAPEAAAQIAKAPGVAATSVVRSVPVETGADGSDHEWLTAVDATIDKLVTVKVKEGSADALKQGKLMVNAGTSGQSRYRLGETLAVTYPDGSKGSLTVGAVIEPNSVLAGVVAPDAVVGPHALPGSGLDKVLVKGANGPTGELKQALRDATGGNPLIAVKGEKDIKAENRRMLNGLLNMMYGLLGMSVVIAVLGVVNTMAMSVFERRREIGMLRAIGLDRLGIRRMVRLESLLIALFGGLVGVGLGILVAWAGVRTLADDLKGISTVVPPLQVACFLLAAAVIGLLAALWPAHKAAKLDILGAIKSE; encoded by the coding sequence ATGTTCCGCACCGCACTGCGCAACGTGCTCGCCCACAAGGGCCGACTGCTGATGACGACGCTCGCCGTCATGCTCGGCACCGCCTTCGTGGCCGGCACCCTGATCTTCTCCGACACCCTCGGCGACGGTCTGAGGACCCAGAACTCCAAGAGCTACACCGACATCGCCGTCACCGTCAGCGACCGCGAGGCCGGCAGCCGCGGCTACGACCACGGCGGCCGGGCCACCACCGGCCCGGCCCTCACCGAGGAGACCCGCACCAAGGTCGCCGCGCTGCCCGGCGCCGCCGAGGTGCGCGGCGTGGTCAGCGGCTTCGCCGGCATCGCCGACAAGAAGGGCGCGCTGATCGGCAACGGCTTCTCCACCACCGGCGCCAACTACGTCCCGGGCGCCGACGGCACCGACCCGCGCTACCCGCTGGTCGCCGGCCGGGGCCCGAAGAACGCCACCGAGATCGCCCTCGACACCAGGACCGCCGAGAAGGGCGGGTACCGGGTCGGCGACACCGTCCGGGTCGCCGTCAACGGCCCGGTGATGGAACTCAAGCTCACCGGCACCCTGCACACCAACGACCCGCGCGTCACGGCCGGCGGCTCCCTGGCCGCCTTCGACACCGCCACCGCCCAGCAGCTCTACCTGAGCCCGGGCCGCTTCGCCGAGCTGGACGTCAAGGCCAGGCCGGGCACCGACGACACCGCGCTGCTCGCCGCCGTCAAGCAGGCCGTCCCGCAGGGCGACACCATCGAGTCCAGGACCGGCCGCGAGCTCGCCGCCGAGCAGGACCGGATGATCAAGCAGAGCACCCGGGCCCTGAGCACCTTCCTGATGGGCTTCGCGGGCATCGCGCTGTTCGTCGGGATCTTCATCATCGCCAACACCTTCACCATGCTGGTCGCCCAGCGCACCAAGGAACTGGCCCTGCTGCGCGCGGTCGGCGCCACCCGCCGCCAGATCACCCGCTCGGTGCTGATCGAGGCGCTGCTGGTCGGCCTGACCGCGTCGGTGGCCGGCCTGCTGGCCGGCGTCGGGATCGCGGTCGGCCTCCGGGCCTTCCTCAACGGCCCGATGGAGGCCAACCTGCCGGACGGCCCGCTGATCATCGCGCCGGGCACGGTGATCACCGCGATCGCGGTCGGCGTGCTGGTGACGGTGCTGGCCGCCTGGCTGCCCGCCCGCCGGGCCTCCCGGATCGCGCCGGTGGCGGCGATGAGCTCGGTCGAGCAGCCCGCCACCCAGAAGAGCCTGGTGCTGCGCAACACCTTCGGCCTGCTGTTCGCGCTGGCCGGTGCCACCGGGCTGGCCGCCGGCGTGGCCGGCAAGGAGGTCAAGCTGGTCGGCCTCGGCGCGGGCGCGCTGCTGATCGGCGTGTTCGTCCTCACCCCGCTGCTGTCCCGGCCGCTGATCGCGCTGTTCGCCCCGCTGCTGCGCGCGCTGTACGGCACCGCGGGCAAGCTGGCCAAGGAGAACGCGATCCGCAACCCGCGCCGCACCGCCGCCACGGCCTCGGCGCTGACCATCGGCGTCACCCTGATCACCTCGCTGACGGTGATCGGCGCCTCGGTGAACAAGGCCGTGGACGACGCTGCCGCGAGCGACCTCAAGGCCGACTACGCGGTCACGATGGAGAACTACTCGATGCTCGCCCCCGAGGCGGCCGCCCAGATCGCCAAGGCGCCCGGCGTCGCCGCGACGAGCGTGGTGCGCAGCGTCCCGGTGGAGACGGGCGCGGACGGTTCGGACCACGAGTGGCTGACCGCCGTCGATGCCACCATCGACAAGCTGGTCACCGTCAAGGTCAAGGAGGGCAGCGCGGACGCCCTCAAGCAGGGCAAGCTGATGGTGAACGCGGGCACCTCCGGGCAGAGCCGCTACCGGCTCGGCGAGACCCTCGCCGTCACCTACCCGGACGGCAGCAAGGGCTCACTGACCGTCGGCGCCGTCATCGAGCCCAACTCGGTGCTGGCCGGGGTCGTCGCCCCCGACGCCGTGGTCGGCCCGCACGCGCTGCCCGGCTCCGGGCTGGACAAGGTCCTGGTCAAGGGCGCGAACGGCCCGACCGGGGAACTGAAGCAGGCGCTGCGCGACGCGACCGGCGGCAACCCGCTGATCGCGGTCAAGGGCGAGAAGGACATCAAGGCGGAGAACCGCCGGATGCTCAACGGGCTCCTGAACATGATGTACGGGCTGCTCGGCATGTCCGTGGTCATCGCGGTGCTCGGGGTGGTCAACACCATGGCGATGTCGGTGTTCGAGCGCCGCCGGGAGATCGGCATGCTGCGGGCGATCGGCCTGGACCGGCTCGGCATCCGCCGGATGGTCCGGCTGGAGTCGCTGCTGATCGCGCTGTTCGGCGGACTGGTCGGGGTCGGCCTGGGCATCCTGGTCGCCTGGGCGGGCGTCCGCACGCTGGCCGACGACCTCAAGGGCATCAGCACCGTGGTGCCGCCGCTCCAGGTCGCCTGCTTCCTGCTCGCGGCCGCCGTGATCGGCCTGCTGGCCGCCCTCTGGCCGGCCCACAAGGCGGCCAAGCTGGACATCCTGGGCGCGATCAAGAGCGAGTAG
- a CDS encoding ABC transporter ATP-binding protein has product MTFPATAVRTGRAAARATGLNKVYGEGETRVVALDNVSVAFPQGEFTAIMGPSGSGKSTLMHCMAGLDTVSSGSSTIGDTELVGLKDKQLTQLRRDHIGFVFQAFNLLPTLTALENITLPMDIAGRKVDQAWLDRVVDTVGLSGRLSHRPSQLSGGQQQRVACARALAGKPDIVFADEPTGNLDSRSGAEILSFLRNSVRELGQTVVMVTHDPVAASYADRVVFLADGRIVDELHTPTADTVLDRMRRFDAKGRTS; this is encoded by the coding sequence GTGACGTTCCCCGCAACCGCCGTCCGCACCGGCCGGGCGGCCGCCCGCGCCACCGGCCTGAACAAGGTCTACGGGGAGGGGGAGACCCGCGTCGTCGCCCTCGACAACGTCAGCGTGGCCTTCCCCCAGGGCGAGTTCACCGCCATCATGGGCCCCTCCGGCTCCGGCAAGTCCACCCTCATGCACTGCATGGCCGGCCTCGACACCGTCAGCTCCGGCTCCTCCACCATCGGCGACACCGAACTCGTCGGCCTCAAGGACAAGCAACTCACCCAACTGCGCCGCGACCACATCGGCTTCGTCTTCCAGGCCTTCAACCTGCTCCCCACCCTGACCGCCCTGGAGAACATCACCCTCCCCATGGACATCGCCGGCCGCAAGGTCGACCAGGCCTGGCTCGACCGCGTCGTCGACACCGTCGGCCTCTCCGGCCGCCTCAGCCACCGCCCCTCCCAGCTCTCCGGCGGCCAGCAGCAACGCGTCGCCTGCGCCCGCGCCCTCGCTGGCAAGCCCGACATCGTCTTCGCCGACGAACCCACCGGCAACCTCGACTCCCGCTCCGGCGCCGAGATCCTCTCCTTCCTGCGCAACTCCGTGCGCGAACTCGGCCAGACCGTCGTCATGGTCACCCACGACCCCGTCGCCGCCTCCTACGCCGACCGCGTCGTCTTCCTCGCCGACGGCCGCATCGTCGACGAACTCCACACCCCCACCGCCGACACCGTCCTGGACCGCATGCGCCGCTTCGACGCCAAGGGCCGCACCAGCTGA